In Sphingobacterium sp. SYP-B4668, the sequence CAGATCCACAGATTTGGATTTCTTTTTTAACCCTGACGATTTTGGAAATCGTACTAGGTATCGACAATATTGTTTTTATTTCCATATTAAGTGGAAAGCTACCTGCCGAACAACAAAAAAAAGCTCGTCAGTTGGGGCTTTTGCTTGCTTTGGTGACACGTGTACTACTTTTGTTTTCTATCAAATGGATTATGTCCTTAACGGAGCCCTTCGTTAATTTTGCTGAAATCTTCAACATCACCAATACCTCTTTTGCACGATATCTCGAATTATCTGGAAGAGATCTCATTTTGTTCATTGGAGGACTTTTCTTGATTTATAAAAGTGTAACGGAGATACATCATAAGGTAGAGGGACACAGTGAAGACCAACAGCTCAATACGAAGCGGGCGACGTTTACAAGTGTCATCATTCAAATTTTAATTTTGGACATTGTTTTCTCTCTTGATTCCGTCATTACCGCTGTGGGAATGGCCGATCAAATCGGTGTGATGGTGGCAGCAGTTATTGTGGCAGTGGCTATCATGCTCTTCTCTGCAGAGAGCATCAGTAAGTTTGTACATGACTATCCATCTATTAAGATGCTCGCGTTAGCATTCTTACTTTTGATAGGGGTCTCACTTACTGCTGAAGCCTTTGATCAACATATTCCTAAAGGATACATTTATTTTGCAATGGCGTTCTCCGTGTTAGTTGAGTATTTAAATATCCGCTCCGAGAAAAAAGCACTGAAAAAACAGCAAGCATCCAAATAAAACTTCCTGGTTCCTTTGAACCACCAACAGACATGGAAGTCCTTTAATACGGATACTTTCAGAAAAAATAAAGGGGCTATGTAAACATAGCCCCCTTGTTTTGTGCATAGTCTATTGCCCCCATCGGTCCAGCTTGCTGCCGTCATAATTGATCATCCAACAAATACCATACTTATCTTTGAAAGAGCTATACAATTGTGCCCAGTATGTCTCTTCCATAGGCATTTCAATCTCACCTCCCTCGGAAAGCCCCTTATATAATCGCTGTGCTTCTTCGGAGGATTCTGCAGCTAAGAGAATAAAAGAATTGTTGCCCTTTTGGATATTAAACCCATAATGTTGATGTACATCTGAACCCATCAGTACGAAATGTTTACTAATAGGAAGTACAACATTCAACACCATCCCTCTGATTTCTTGGGGTATTTCCTCGTCTGAAGGCATGTCTTGATATCTCATAAAAGACTTGAATTCTCCTCCAAAAATGGATTTGTAAAAATTAAATGCTTCTTCGGCTTGCCCGTCAAAATTAAGGTAATGGTGTACTTTTGCCATAGCGACTGATTTTAGTTTATATTAGTTATCCGTTTCCACGTTAGGCTTGTGGAGAGTATTAAATAGTAGATTGAAATATCTTAGTTTGCTACACCCCCATAGGGAATTTGTCAGCAATCAGATTCAGACTTATTCCCTTTTCAAGGTACGCTTTTAATCCGTCAATTACCGTTGTAAATCCTCCAGTAGAGTCTATGATGAACGACATCAATGTACTATCATCCAAGTCCTCAAATCCATAATTTTGAATGCGAAGATATGTGCTTTGTGCATCAATAGATTGAAATAGAAAATCAATATTCGTTTTGGGTTCTCCCCAAGACACGCTTATCTTTTCATTAGGGAGAATATCGAGTACTGTAACTGCTGTAGATACACCATACATCTCCCATTCCCAGGACACTGTTCTGCCTTTTTCAAGCAATGCACTTCCCTTTGTGAACCAAAAGTTTTTGGTGATTTCGGGATCCACGAAAGCTAGAAAGACATCTTGAGCAGGTTTGCGAATCAGCATCTGAACTTCAATCACAATATCCTTTTTGTTCATCTTTATAACGGTTTATTATCAGATACATAATAAATTTAAAGATTTTAATCTAGCATGTCAATAAAAAAGAGGAAGTTTTTACAAACTCCCCCTTTAAACTAGAAAACTAAATGTAAAAAAATATAATCGTTACGGCTAAAAATCAAATTTAATACGTGCCCTCACACCCCAAGTTGGAGCATCAGGCTGATCAAGGTAATTGAGACGTTTTACAGCATCGACCCTCAAGATTTTGAATATGTTGGAGAGGC encodes:
- a CDS encoding VOC family protein codes for the protein MAKVHHYLNFDGQAEEAFNFYKSIFGGEFKSFMRYQDMPSDEEIPQEIRGMVLNVVLPISKHFVLMGSDVHQHYGFNIQKGNNSFILLAAESSEEAQRLYKGLSEGGEIEMPMEETYWAQLYSSFKDKYGICWMINYDGSKLDRWGQ
- a CDS encoding SRPBCC domain-containing protein; this translates as MNKKDIVIEVQMLIRKPAQDVFLAFVDPEITKNFWFTKGSALLEKGRTVSWEWEMYGVSTAVTVLDILPNEKISVSWGEPKTNIDFLFQSIDAQSTYLRIQNYGFEDLDDSTLMSFIIDSTGGFTTVIDGLKAYLEKGISLNLIADKFPMGV
- a CDS encoding TerC family protein; its protein translation is MEWLADPQIWISFLTLTILEIVLGIDNIVFISILSGKLPAEQQKKARQLGLLLALVTRVLLLFSIKWIMSLTEPFVNFAEIFNITNTSFARYLELSGRDLILFIGGLFLIYKSVTEIHHKVEGHSEDQQLNTKRATFTSVIIQILILDIVFSLDSVITAVGMADQIGVMVAAVIVAVAIMLFSAESISKFVHDYPSIKMLALAFLLLIGVSLTAEAFDQHIPKGYIYFAMAFSVLVEYLNIRSEKKALKKQQASK